TCCCGATCTGATCCTTTCTATTTGGTTACAGCATCGGAGACCCTAGAAGTACATCAGCTATTATAATTTGTCAACTAAGATTAAATAATCAGGAAAATGGAGGTCAGCTCTGCTGATTGACGGCTCAACGAACTCTTCTCCCGGTCCCTGCCATATTACTATTTGATTACAGAATGGAAAGATCCTGGAAGTAACATTACACTTAAAAAGTTTGTGCTTTTGAACAAGCAACATTCACGACAATGGCAGTCAATTTAGCTGCCTTTCAGAAACAGTCATCTCAAATCGTCCAAGAACAGGCCCCCCCGGGGTGCATAGAAGTGATGTGCACGGTATGCGTTCACTCCCGGCAGGAGGCATTCGTTTTATTCTGTCGCCAGGTTATCTGCATCTTTGAATACTGCAGCCTCCTTTAACTTTGACTGATATTAAACGCGTTATACATGAAAACTCGTATACAAACCGAGTTGAAGCATATCCCGGCATCACTAATAAGAACGCGTGTGCATGCCGAACCTAACTAAGCAAAAAGGAGTTTTAAACAATGACGTGTGACGGTCATCTCTGTTAGCGGACAAGCTAACTCGATTAGCATCTGGATGGCTAGCTAGTCCAAGCAAAAATAAAGCTGTTTCCAAAACCGTTTGTCCCCGTTGGTAAACACATTAACGTCAGTATTTGTAATAGGCCACAATCTTACCAGCGCCGCACGTAACCAACAAGAGTTATTTTAATGTCACGTCGAAGCCCAGGTGAGAAGTAacgttatgttttatttttcacgGAATACAGTGTAAAATGGCCACAGCACGACAACAATTCCGAGAGGGAGGGTACAGATACCTGACTCTGGTATGTGATTAGCGGTTGGAGAGCGAAAATATCAATGACGACGATGATTGGACGAGGGAAACACGCCAACCCAGAGTTGTATAGAGAGTGAGTCGCGTCAGCGGAAGTGTACGTGAAAGTCATTTAGTTCCAAGTAATATTTAGAACCATTGATTTTGTAGAAAACAGGCAGCAAGACAAATTAGTAAAGGCACAAAGAGCTTCAATCTGCCATAATTACTTCCGTTCGTAATCATCTCTGTTGACTCAAAGTATCCAGGATCTAAGAAGACAGGCAGAACAACTGATATATTAATGTATGTGTTCTTCATTCTTTATCAATTTCACTGTCATTTTAGATTAATTTCCAGAACCTATGACTTTATATGGTCACTGAGCTATTATAAACGTTACGATTATATATCTGATTATATATAACTTATAATTATATTCTGaattaatttcctttttaaatttaaatcgtTTAATAAATTCCTAAACGTATTTAGTGATAAAAAGTATAAGAGTAAACGTCCATTATGCTGCAGCCCCATGGCGCTACTATTATAAACACTGCTAACTTATAGGAACTATCGCGGAGCTCATTGGGCCtacattgctttaaaaaaaggaaattggtcCTTTTGCAGTGAACGGAGTTGACGTGACTCTAAATAAACAGCTCTGAGCCAAGTCGCCCAACCATTCCTAATACACTGCGTGGCATTTATTGATACAAACAAGGGGTCACAAGTTGTcaaaaaaagttaattaatcCAAGAAATTAGATTGTAATCGttattaatataaataattccatacaaaagaaaaaactattaTCAGCTTTATTTGGGGAAAACAATCCGTAAAGAAAAACCATAATAGGTCACAATACAAAAAAGGCCCATCTCCAAAACCATTTTAGCCTTGCACCCCAAGCATTAACTTCAATTAACTAAACGGTTACAATTTATCATTAAACTGACATAAATTGATCATAACAGCAGGATTAAGTAAACTAATTAAGATATACTAAGAAAATTAGAGACATCAACAATAAAAAGTTATAGTACAATACAGACAACATCATTGAAGAAGGGATGGGAATAGAGTAAAAGGCAAATTcgaaaaacacattaacatcTTACAAAGCTGTGTAAGACATACAGTACATGATAGACATTATGGtaacaacacaaatatataaTCAATCTGAAAGAATATTCAACTTAACTACATCACTCAAGATTTGACCCACTGATTAACACAATCAAATGAATTTCCtgtacacacaaaaaaggtCCTAAAAACTCATGTTTAACCTGATTGTGCCTCTAGATATACAATGCCCAAAGTTTCTATGTCACTGAGTAGCTGTTAATTCCATTACCCATCTTCGTCACAAAAAGTGGTCATCATGGGTAACTTTGGCATGGAAACAAAGGAGTTAGGTCAGTAACGCATAAGACCTTACCATGCATACAGTACATAGACACACAtgttaatacacacacacacaaaaaaaaatctacacaCATTCACCGCATGCAGATCTGCACTGGAGAAAGCAAACCACCATACAGTTGCGTGCGCAATCACGTGCGCAAgctcgctcactcacacacactctctctctctaaagtaCAGGCAAGTAATTAGGTATGGGAAAATATATCATACAATCTAGTTTAGGCATACCTCTGCATAGCGCCCGAGTCAGAATATGGGCCTGAATGAGCATAGCCAATGACagaggcgggcgggcgggcaaGGTGGGGTGAGGTGGGGTTAGggggacattttcaaatgtcatGTGTGGAGACTccaaattagaaaaaaatatcctAGCTTAGTAATTTCAATTTCAAACCCACAACATAATCTTCTTGGCCGCTGCTCTCAAGGCACTACACGTAGGCGATACTGTGTAAAATCCACTTTGACAAAGTCTTAATTAAAAACCAATTCTatgttaatgtattttttccgtgtgtgtctctctctctctttctctctgtccccaTGGTCTTTGGCCTGCTGAGGACCCTTTCTCTCTTCATTCCCATCGTAGCACATTTCCACCACGTTTACAAATCGTTCCTCGCCACCTGCTTTTGGATCTGAAGGTTTTTGATAGAGAGCAAAATGGCACAAAATCCAATATATAGGCAGAGGAAGGTGTAGGGAGCCTATCAAATAATTTAAGACCTGCTTTACTTTTGTTGAGGATAAATGGTTGATAAGAAATTGAGCAACAGCAAAATGTTTTCGGCCCCTCCCCAATTTTCTCCCTTTCTATCTGTGCTTGAAGGCAGCTCCCTCTTCTCCCAGAGCCTATAACAGAGCGCAGTTGGACCTCCTGCCACGCTTCTTGGCCTGCAGTGCTGCCCGAGTTGCCATCTCAAAGACTTCCCTCACACCGTCTTTGGTTTTGGCAGAGCACTCCTGGTAGCCGTAGGCACTGATGCGGTTTGCCATCTCTTTGCCATCTTCGCATTTCACTGGCTCCTGGAGGCAAATGTCAGAGACAGAcggtttacatttttactttgaagCCATTATACTAAAACCTGATAAACAACACATCATTTTATATAAAAGGTtgtatttttttcctgtttaaatCAAGAAAGCCAAGATGCAGAATCCCTTATAtttgaagaaaagagaaacacaaaccTGTTTCATTTTGGCGAGCTCTCGTCTGGTGTGGTCATCGTTGCGCAGATCTTTTTTATTGCCCACCAGAATAATGGGAACATTTGGACAGAAGTGTTTCACTTCAGGGGTCCACTTTTCCGGAATATTCTCTAGAGCGGATGGAGCGAAAGAATGCGGGAATTTAGAGACATACGTTACAATCACAAGGTGTTTGATATGTAGTGGTGTGATTGTTGCCAATACAATACCTAAACTGTCAGGGCTGTCTACAGAGAAGCACATGAGAATAACATCAGTGTCAGGGTAGGAGAGAGGCCTCAGTCGGTCATAGTCCTCCTGACCGGCTGTGTCCCAAAGCGCAAGCTCTACCTGAGATAGATAAGATTACCAGTTAACGGAAGTTATACGACTGAGTCTAACAATTCTAAAGTATTCTTAAACTTTAGTTAGGAAGAAGAAGGTCGATGCTCAAAAGAATATGAAGATCCTTTCAATGTCTATCCCTCGATGTGGATTACATTGAACGTTTTTCTATGAGAAGTCAAACCGGAAACAATGATTCCCCAAAAAACATTGGGATTAATTTGGCTAttcatcattgtgtgtgtgtgtgtgtgtgtgtgtgagaatgaccCTTTGGGCTCTGCAGAGCTTAGTTTTAGCACTTTGTACGTCTCACCTGTTTGCCGTCCACCTCAATGTCTGCCACATAGTTCTCAAACACGGTGGGCACGTAGACCTCTGGGAACTGGTCCTTGCTGAAGACGATGAGCAGACAGGTCTTCCCACATGCACCATCCCCGACTATCACCAACTTCTTCCTGATGGCTGCCATCTGGAAGAAGAGACTCCCAACATAAGCAAGAACTAATATACCAGGGTGTGGCAGGTTTCTATGTTGCTCTCCATTAATAAATCACACCCAAACAATTGTATCACCCGTAACGTTTTAGGTAGTGGGTTGAACGGGACTATTTAACTTCACGGGGGCTTTACAAAGATTTCCGTCCTTCACCAGTTCTCTGGATGGTACATCTTGTTAGCAGTAGGTCAACCGCGAACagaaagttttgaaaaaaacaagacatcTGAAGTTGTTTCTATCCCGGTGGCAAACAGGAAGGCGAAGGTAGAGGCAGTTTCCCACCTCCTGCTTGACAGGCTGTGCAGCGCAACGTTACAACGGGCCTGTCAAACCAGCTAACAGTAGCTAGCAACGCGGATAACGGGGTTTCACGgggtttttaatgctgtcattcaACGTATTCTGTCGGCAATTACAACTGCACTATTCAAGGCACTGATGTGGTACTTCTGTGACTGAAACAAGAATCGGCATAAAGTGTAAAGTCTATTGTTGAGTGAGATTACCGCTTGACGTTCTGTGTCcgcctttctcctcttcctgacCGACCGGAAAGCTCCGCCCACTTGTAATACGCATGTGCAAGATGACGTCATTAGTCTAGTAACCAACATAAAATAtaaacgttttttattttatacaaatCAACAAATGGGGGTCAAAAAACCTTGATCAATAACTGCATGAAAAGTTTACTTCAGActtttttatagattttttttatttaagcattCAAATATCAATAATGCAGTGGGTTACTTTCAATTgacagatgtaaaaaaaaaactttatataTCTACAAATACatatgaatatacatatatacaaatatatttaaatacaaatatatttaaattcagaaaagaggaaaaatataGCCCATTTCCGTTTCACTCCATATGAACGGagattaacaataaaacaaaatgaaagcatgCTTATAGAATTGGTGACAGATGTTTGCATATTGAGTGAAAGTACTGTACAATTTCACAAAATTGTAGCTTAAAATGAAATACTATATGTCACATTTGAGTTATCATATGCTGCCTAATATCTATTCCAtacaatatttttctttttatactcAGGTACTCGCAAGTACAAATCCCAATCATCTTACACAAAGAGCTCAGCCTCATGTGCAAGTACACCGTATGGTACCCTTAAGGCTGTGTGCTGTCTGTCCCAGCTGTCTCGGCTCTGTCACTGAGACTCTCCGAAAGCATCTACACGATTCCAGAGGGCCCCTTTCAAAGAGAGCATGGCTTTGCTCTTGTCTTCAGAGATTATTCGAAGGCATGCTCACTGAGATTGAGCCGTGCATAAATGCAGGAGTTCCAGCACTGCTGCTTCTACGTGTTTCTATAGTCACTGGCTATAACgatcctctgattggctgcttggCTCAGCCAGTCTCAAGTCTATTTCCTGACTGCGGTGGTGGTGTTGCTGCGCTGGTAGAACAGCACATATGCTTGATTGGTCTGAAGCTGGTGCTCAGAGACTGGAGACACACTGTGGTTGGGTATATGGAGAGTAATAATTAGAAACAGCTTGAGGTTTGAAGCCTCAGTACAGACACAGTCTTCAGTAAGTTCCGATACTTGTTAAAGAATAAGATCTGGGGGCAGGGGAAGCCTCACCTTGAGTCATTGTAGAAGCACCAACCATTTTGGTCTGAACAGCAGGCTGTGTAGTGGCCCATGTTCACCGTCCCAGCATGGTTACATATTGCATATAAATCGTACAGAACTGGGCCTGTGGGGGAAAACACACAGTGGACCTAATGACTtacttgttttgtgttttccttaCAATTCAAGGAAAAAATCCACCAGTTGCAAGAAATTCTGTCCAATATATGCCACTGTTTTTGATTGATATTTTATTGTAATTAGTTGATTATTTAATAACCAAAAAGGCTCGCCTCAAGCaggtaaaaggaaaaagtgcatggatggtgttttttttttttaccacagtcAGCAGGCCCATAGCGTCCGAGGTCCAGGTCAGTAAGTGGGAAGGACACGTACACGGTGCTTTTACTGATAGACCACCGCGACGTTGTGAAGCGGTTCAGATCTGAACGAGACCGTTAAGCATCACACGTTCTGACACAACAACTGCTCCAAGgtcaattctttcttttttgtcaaGGATACGAATCACAATAACCTGGGGGAACCTCTGGATGGAAAGCCGCTTGGTGCACTCGGTATGTCTGTTACACCTCTCGCACATCTAAAACACAGATCAAGAAAcaaacatattcattttttaaaaatgagcaGACACACGTGTTGTGTGTTAGGTAACATCCGAGCAGCATTTTCTTTTACCTCACTGTTCTCCTCAATATCAATATACCATCAAATAAGTCCCGTTTACACTCAATAGGCTCTTTGGCTTTCTCGCTCCCTTGGCACATACATACGGATGCTCTATTGCTGTATTCCCTCTTCGCCATGTTTACATTGTGCTAACAAGGTCCCACTGACCTTTGAACCCAAACCTAGAGacacgtggttgtgatgtattGTGATCCAATGGTGTCGGGCATTCCGCGTCAACTTACAGGTGAGTTTTCCTTGTCCAGTTTCTCCTCCTGAGAGAAGAGCTCCAGGCACTCCCTCAGCGTGACCCCCCCAGCAGAGCTCCTCTTGGGGATGGGCAGCGATAGGTCACAGAACACATCGAATGTGTTGGAGTAGTGAGAGCACACTGAGCAATGCAGCGAGCTCCTCAGCTGGCCCAAGAACAGGTCTGCGAGAACGACGGGAGGGATTATCAGTAGGGGAGCGGAGGAAGACGATGGATCACAACCACTGGATTTCTCTTCTCACCGACGATCCCGCTGTCATCTCTCTCCAGGTGCTTCTTCCACATGGCAGCCGCCTCTTCTGAAATCCTAAGGAAGACCGACAGCTGAGGGGTAAGAGGGATAAGGTCACGTGAAGGACATAAGAATCAGAATCTTTCACACGCACCTGAACCTGGCAAATTTCGGTTGTGGCTCCTTCCCCGTCCGTCTAACACAGGGCCTGCGGTTGATTTCCGTGTGCAGCTTGTCCAATAGGAACCTGAGGAACTCCTGCGCGTCCTGCTGACTGGGTCGAAGACAAAGATGAAACGGCCATGTGCCTCCATTACAGACAGCCATTTCTACCAGAGAGTCGAACTTGAAAACCAATCTTTTGGTTGTGGAAATATGCAGTTaaggaaggaaaaagaagcaaaaaatgaaaatgatctgCATTCTCACCTGTATCCACTGAAGTAAGGTACCACTTCTTTGAAAACACTGTAAAACCGCTGCGGGTTTACGACTGTGCCCCCGTTGTTTACGTCCCAAAGGCCTGACAGCACCTGGGAGAAAGCTGGCGCAGGAACACGGGGCGCAATGAGAAAGCATGAAAACatgatgggaggagggaaagcagGATAGCGGCACACACCTGCCATGAGCTTGGCCTCCTCTTTGGAGAACTTCTCATCCCTGTAGGACGTGAGAAGGCAGTAGTCCCGCAGGCTGCGCGTGTGAGACAAACATTGGACTACTGCATTCAGGAAACACTAGTTCGGAGACAAAGTACAGGGAGAAAGTGTGCAAGTAtgtgaaaacaaatgtattctAGTGAAGGTATTTCTTTCTAATTTAACACTTACTGTGTTTCCAATGTTTCTAAGGCCAACCCTCCCACTTCCTAGGGAGAGATGCTCTTTCTAGGAAACAAAAGCAATCGGAATAAAGCTATTGACCCAAACTACTGCTCAGGTCCCTTTACAAGAATACCGCCTTTTTTGTTCTCAAATATTTGACCCCTGGAGGAACGTGGGTAcgacctgtctgtctgtgcgtaGCGTTGCTAGAGCAGATCTTACCTTCTTATCTCATTAGCACAACAAGAGAGGCTAAAAGGAGTTTAGCCTGAAGCATTCATCCAATTAGAGACAAGGACTGCTGACAGGTGCTTAAACACGCGTGCCTTGATGTGTACTCTTTATTACTTACTCTACACAATACCTCTCAGTCCACGTTTAGGTGTGTTCCATGACTTCCACGTTAAAAACAAAGGGTTCCAGAAACCTGAgtttttacatacatttaagGATTGTCCACGTTTTGCCCACCTCGTTGTCGGCGACCAGAAGCAAGCCCATCAGCGAGGTGTAGAGGACGGACTGGGAGATGTCGgccgtctctctctgcaggccgtTCTGT
This sequence is a window from Pungitius pungitius chromosome 1, fPunPun2.1, whole genome shotgun sequence. Protein-coding genes within it:
- the usp21 gene encoding ubiquitin carboxyl-terminal hydrolase 21, which gives rise to MPGDSGVNVEGSCEALCRTLVSQNGLQRETADISQSVLYTSLMGLLLVADNEKEHLSLGSGRVGLRNIGNTCFLNAVVQCLSHTRSLRDYCLLTSYRDEKFSKEEAKLMAAFSQVLSGLWDVNNGGTVVNPQRFYSVFKEVVPYFSGYSQQDAQEFLRFLLDKLHTEINRRPCVRRTGKEPQPKFARFRISEEAAAMWKKHLERDDSGIVDLFLGQLRSSLHCSVCSHYSNTFDVFCDLSLPIPKRSSAGGVTLRECLELFSQEEKLDKENSPMCERCNRHTECTKRLSIQRFPQVIVIHLNRFTTSRWSISKSTVYVSFPLTDLDLGRYGPADCGPVLYDLYAICNHAGTVNMGHYTACCSDQNGWCFYNDSSVSPVSEHQLQTNQAYVLFYQRSNTTTAVRK
- the LOC119223162 gene encoding rho-related GTP-binding protein RhoA-C-like, which translates into the protein MAAIRKKLVIVGDGACGKTCLLIVFSKDQFPEVYVPTVFENYVADIEVDGKQVELALWDTAGQEDYDRLRPLSYPDTDVILMCFSVDSPDSLENIPEKWTPEVKHFCPNVPIILVGNKKDLRNDDHTRRELAKMKQEPVKCEDGKEMANRISAYGYQECSAKTKDGVREVFEMATRAALQAKKRGRRSNCALL